From the Oceanicaulis alexandrii DSM 11625 genome, one window contains:
- a CDS encoding homoserine kinase, protein MTASARASAPASIGNVGVGFDVLGQAFDAVRDEVVAHKEERTGVRLGQVSGLMTQLPENPMRNTALRAAQAVLKAVNAPFGVRLDVIKGVPISAGMGGSAASAVAAAAAVNALLDKPFSTPDLLAFALEGERASADPPPWDNVMASLLGGLVIAAQLDPALVKPMPVPKGVTAILFHPDAKTETQAARDVLKPETPLNTAVEHARRLGAFTLGCAVSDLDLIRAGLDDILIEPQRAFLLPEMRDVKAAALGANALGCSFSGSGPSIFAWASDEDADAVQQAMADAFKSAGRGTRVYRAPLESAGVRLEPLEEQEACA, encoded by the coding sequence ATGACTGCATCCGCGCGCGCCAGCGCCCCGGCCAGCATTGGCAATGTCGGGGTTGGATTTGATGTATTGGGACAGGCGTTTGACGCTGTCCGAGATGAGGTCGTCGCTCATAAGGAAGAGAGGACAGGCGTGCGTCTGGGCCAGGTTTCCGGACTGATGACGCAGCTTCCGGAAAATCCCATGCGCAATACCGCCCTGCGCGCGGCGCAAGCGGTGCTGAAGGCTGTGAACGCACCCTTCGGCGTGCGTCTGGACGTCATCAAGGGCGTGCCGATCAGTGCTGGCATGGGCGGCTCCGCCGCCAGCGCCGTAGCCGCCGCCGCTGCGGTCAACGCCTTGCTGGACAAACCGTTTTCAACGCCGGACTTGCTGGCCTTCGCCCTGGAAGGCGAACGCGCCAGCGCTGACCCGCCCCCCTGGGACAATGTCATGGCCTCGCTCCTGGGCGGGCTGGTAATCGCCGCGCAACTCGATCCCGCACTGGTCAAACCGATGCCCGTCCCCAAGGGCGTCACCGCCATTCTGTTCCATCCTGACGCCAAGACCGAAACCCAGGCCGCGCGCGATGTGCTCAAACCCGAAACGCCGCTGAACACGGCTGTCGAGCACGCCCGTCGGCTCGGCGCCTTCACGCTGGGATGCGCGGTTTCCGATCTCGACCTGATCCGGGCGGGGCTCGATGATATTCTGATCGAGCCCCAGCGCGCTTTCCTGTTGCCGGAAATGCGCGACGTCAAAGCCGCAGCCCTCGGGGCGAATGCGTTGGGTTGCTCGTTCTCGGGCTCTGGGCCCTCCATCTTCGCCTGGGCGAGCGATGAAGACGCCGACGCCGTCCAGCAAGCGATGGCGGACGCCTTCAAATCCGCAGGCCGGGGAACGCGCGTCTATCGCGCCCCGCTTGAGAGCGCCGGCGTGCGTCTCGAACCCCTCGAGGAGCAAGAAGCATGCGCCTGA
- the thrC gene encoding threonine synthase has translation MRLISTRNGASASSISEAIRVGLAGDGGLFIPDEFPEGQLSGLTAQTSLKETALTLFEPFFKGDQLESVLPELVEETYDFDIPLVNPFSGRPGVFALELFHGPTGAFKDVGARFLLRCLDKLGDPNAPFTVLAATSGDTGGAVGCAAEGRKGVRAVILYAKGRISAFQERQLTCWNAPVTALEVDGDFDACQRMVKAAFADRALSERHNLTSANSINIARLLPQAAYMAWAARQAYEKNGVKPGLIIPTGNLGHGVAAIWARHMGAPWGPIVLATNANRTLADWSISGRYEPRASIATLANAMDVGAPSNFERLNALPDDAARLSVELVEDRAIRARIKADFARSGYVWCPHSAVAAEALARMREFDLHARPWVIAATAHPYKFADVVEPLIGQTLDPSEALAEVLDRPTRSEPCGADLDALRHHLNALNETA, from the coding sequence ATGCGCCTGATCTCCACGCGAAACGGCGCCAGCGCCAGCTCCATCTCCGAAGCGATCCGTGTGGGACTGGCGGGGGATGGCGGCCTGTTCATTCCTGATGAGTTTCCTGAAGGGCAGCTCAGCGGGCTGACCGCGCAAACCAGCCTCAAAGAGACGGCGCTGACGCTCTTCGAGCCCTTCTTCAAGGGCGATCAGCTTGAAAGCGTTTTGCCAGAGCTTGTTGAAGAGACCTATGATTTTGACATCCCGCTGGTGAACCCCTTTTCGGGGCGACCGGGCGTGTTCGCGCTCGAGCTGTTTCACGGCCCCACCGGCGCGTTCAAGGATGTGGGCGCGCGCTTTTTGCTGCGCTGTCTGGACAAGCTGGGCGACCCGAACGCCCCCTTCACCGTGCTCGCCGCCACCTCTGGCGATACCGGCGGCGCGGTTGGCTGCGCCGCGGAAGGCCGCAAGGGCGTGCGGGCGGTGATCCTGTACGCCAAAGGCCGAATCTCCGCGTTTCAGGAACGCCAGCTGACCTGCTGGAACGCACCTGTGACCGCGCTGGAAGTGGATGGCGATTTCGACGCATGCCAGCGCATGGTCAAGGCTGCGTTCGCGGACCGGGCGCTGAGCGAGCGGCATAACCTCACCAGCGCCAATTCCATCAATATCGCCCGGCTCTTGCCCCAGGCGGCCTATATGGCCTGGGCGGCGCGGCAAGCCTATGAGAAGAATGGCGTCAAACCCGGCCTGATCATCCCCACGGGCAATCTGGGCCATGGCGTCGCGGCGATCTGGGCCCGTCATATGGGCGCGCCCTGGGGACCGATCGTGCTGGCCACCAACGCCAACCGGACCCTCGCGGACTGGTCGATCTCGGGCCGGTATGAGCCCCGCGCCTCCATCGCCACGCTGGCGAACGCCATGGATGTGGGCGCGCCCAGCAATTTCGAGCGCCTGAACGCCCTGCCCGATGACGCGGCGCGCCTGAGCGTGGAACTGGTGGAGGACCGGGCCATCCGCGCGCGAATCAAGGCTGATTTTGCGCGCTCGGGTTATGTGTGGTGTCCGCATTCTGCTGTCGCCGCAGAAGCGCTGGCCCGGATGCGTGAGTTTGACCTGCATGCGCGGCCCTGGGTGATTGCGGCGACCGCCCATCCCTACAAATTCGCCGATGTGGTCGAGCCGCTGATCGGTCAAACCCTTGACCCCTCTGAAGCCCTCGCCGAGGTGCTGGACCGGCCCACACGGTCAGAACCCTGCGGCGCGGACCTCGACGCCTTGCGACATCATTTGAACGCCCTGAACGAAACGGCCTGA
- the ilvD gene encoding dihydroxy-acid dehydratase: MTDNKRPSHTLIQGPARAPARAMLRAAGYDDERMAKPMIAIVNTWTSVTPCNMHLQGLADHARAGIEAAGGTAVDFNTIVVTDGISMGTEGMRASLMSRDCVADSAELAVRGHSLDAVLFLVGCDKTLPGAAMAAARMNLPSVVLYGGSIMPGKLHDKAVTIQDVFEAVGACAAGKISEDELVEVEKAACPGAGACGGQFTANTMALALSALGLSPMGLNDIPAVHPDKPGAARKAGEAVVDALKANRRPRDIITPTSLKNAAAAVTATAGSTNAVLHLLAIAREAGISQDQFDIDVFDAVSRKTPVIADLKPGGRYMAPDMAAAGGARLLLQRLQAAKLIEDAPTVTGKSLFEEAGLATETPGQDVILSADKPLKSRGGFGVLYGDLAPDGCVAKLAGHDRLFFEGPAKVYDCEEDCFAAVNAGQIEKGDIVVIRNEGPAGGPGMREMLAVTAAIQGAGLGDDVALMTDGRFSGATYGFMVGHVAPEAAHGGPIAFIETGDVITIDIENRRIDVKADLKARMAKGFTPPEPKYRHGAYAKYAKLVHSASDGAVTSFPFD, translated from the coding sequence ATGACCGATAACAAACGCCCCTCGCACACACTGATCCAGGGGCCGGCCCGCGCCCCCGCCCGCGCCATGTTGCGCGCCGCCGGCTATGATGACGAACGCATGGCCAAGCCCATGATCGCCATCGTCAACACCTGGACCAGCGTCACCCCGTGCAACATGCATCTTCAGGGTCTGGCCGATCATGCCCGCGCCGGCATTGAAGCGGCCGGCGGCACGGCGGTGGATTTCAACACCATCGTGGTCACCGACGGCATCTCCATGGGCACCGAAGGCATGCGCGCCAGCCTGATGAGCCGTGATTGCGTGGCCGATTCCGCCGAGTTGGCGGTGCGCGGTCACAGCCTGGACGCGGTCCTGTTTCTGGTCGGCTGCGACAAGACCCTGCCCGGCGCGGCCATGGCGGCGGCGCGGATGAACCTGCCCAGCGTCGTGCTCTATGGCGGCTCGATCATGCCCGGAAAGCTGCACGACAAGGCGGTCACCATTCAGGACGTGTTCGAGGCGGTGGGCGCGTGCGCCGCGGGCAAGATCAGCGAAGACGAGCTGGTTGAAGTTGAAAAAGCCGCCTGTCCAGGCGCGGGCGCCTGCGGCGGGCAATTCACCGCCAACACCATGGCGCTGGCGCTGTCCGCGCTCGGTCTGTCGCCCATGGGGCTCAATGACATTCCCGCCGTCCATCCCGACAAACCCGGCGCCGCCCGCAAGGCGGGGGAAGCGGTCGTGGACGCGCTGAAAGCGAACCGCCGTCCGCGCGACATCATCACGCCGACAAGCCTGAAGAACGCCGCCGCCGCCGTCACCGCGACCGCGGGCTCGACCAACGCCGTGCTGCATCTTCTGGCCATCGCGCGCGAGGCCGGGATCAGCCAGGACCAGTTTGATATCGACGTGTTTGACGCGGTCAGCCGCAAAACGCCCGTCATCGCCGACCTCAAGCCCGGCGGACGCTATATGGCGCCGGATATGGCGGCCGCGGGCGGGGCGCGCCTGCTGCTGCAACGCTTGCAGGCCGCGAAGCTGATCGAGGATGCGCCCACCGTCACCGGCAAATCCCTGTTTGAAGAAGCCGGGCTCGCCACCGAAACCCCGGGCCAGGATGTGATCCTGTCGGCCGACAAGCCGCTCAAATCACGCGGCGGCTTCGGCGTGCTCTATGGCGATCTGGCGCCGGATGGCTGTGTGGCCAAGCTCGCCGGGCATGATCGGTTGTTCTTTGAAGGTCCCGCCAAGGTCTATGACTGCGAGGAAGACTGCTTCGCCGCTGTGAATGCAGGCCAGATCGAGAAAGGCGACATCGTCGTCATCCGCAATGAAGGCCCTGCCGGCGGTCCGGGCATGCGCGAAATGCTGGCGGTGACCGCCGCGATTCAGGGCGCAGGCCTCGGCGATGATGTGGCGTTGATGACCGATGGCCGCTTTTCCGGCGCGACCTATGGCTTCATGGTGGGTCATGTGGCTCCCGAAGCCGCCCATGGCGGGCCCATCGCCTTTATTGAAACCGGCGACGTCATCACCATCGACATCGAAAACCGCCGCATCGATGTGAAGGCCGACCTCAAGGCGCGCATGGCCAAGGGCTTCACCCCGCCCGAACCCAAATATCGCCATGGCGCCTACGCCAAATACGCCAAGCTTGTTCATTCTGCCTCGGACGGCGCGGTGACAAGCTTCCCGTTCGATTAA
- a CDS encoding TetR/AcrR family transcriptional regulator — MSDAKTKIMQAASKLFLQAGSKGLSVRAIAREAGVSTIGIYSHFDGKQGILDALYIEGFEQVEATTVLPEGVTDRDAAIETVVRQYLRSVQAHEAHYRLIFGEQAPDFTPSDAARQAAGRAFASLLKVAADFLPDHTPPQTRDAALQIWALIHGFVSLRHHVAMLKQDDEAWEDQVVRAVIVHIKALDEPES; from the coding sequence ATGAGTGACGCGAAAACAAAGATCATGCAGGCGGCGTCGAAGCTGTTTCTGCAAGCGGGCTCAAAAGGGTTGAGCGTGCGGGCCATTGCGCGCGAGGCCGGGGTCTCGACCATCGGGATTTACAGCCATTTCGACGGCAAGCAGGGCATTCTGGACGCGCTCTATATCGAAGGGTTCGAACAGGTCGAAGCCACGACCGTATTGCCCGAAGGCGTGACGGATCGCGATGCGGCGATTGAGACTGTGGTGCGCCAGTATCTGCGCAGCGTTCAGGCCCATGAAGCGCACTACCGGCTGATCTTCGGCGAGCAAGCGCCGGATTTCACGCCCTCGGACGCAGCACGGCAGGCGGCGGGGCGCGCATTTGCGAGCTTGTTGAAAGTGGCGGCGGATTTCCTGCCCGATCATACCCCGCCTCAGACCCGAGACGCCGCGCTGCAGATCTGGGCGCTGATCCATGGCTTTGTCAGCCTGCGCCATCATGTGGCGATGCTCAAACAGGATGACGAGGCGTGGGAGGATCAGGTGGTCCGCGCCGTGATTGTTCACATCAAGGCGCTGGACGAACCTGAATCCTGA
- a CDS encoding NAD(P)/FAD-dependent oxidoreductase produces MASTSLETDYLVIGGGAMGLAFTDTILSETDADIIIVDQNAKPGGHWNHAYPFVTLHQPSSFYGVSSKELSRGQRDQVGLNKGMGDLASGNEVLAYYEQVMNHTFLPSGRVRFFPMCRWLGDGRFERILTGEVFEVSVRRKTVDATHLKTSVPSTHTPSFEVSPDVWFMPPNDLPRIDRTPKGFVVIGAGKTAIDSCLWLLEQGVDPDLIQWIMPRDGWLLDRRNTQTDPEFFFDTIGAQARQFDAIANSTSIEDMFDRLEAAGYFLRIDPDVRPSMFHGATVSRMELEALQSIRRVVRKGRVKTITAETLVLDEGEIAITADHVLIDCSARAVSNDAIAPVFQGDKIVLQMVRSYQPVFSAAFIAHIEAAYEDETEQNRLCGVVPLPNHDTDFIRFTAAFMMNQYNWSQIPELRAWLRANRLDGFSKLISDVPPDDAEKTALLQGMRKSAPTAVGKLFEYLNQLDEKTATPA; encoded by the coding sequence ATGGCGAGCACATCACTTGAGACTGATTATCTGGTCATTGGCGGCGGCGCCATGGGCCTGGCCTTCACCGATACGATCCTGTCTGAAACCGACGCTGACATCATCATCGTTGATCAGAACGCCAAGCCCGGCGGGCACTGGAACCACGCCTATCCGTTCGTGACGCTGCACCAGCCGTCGAGCTTTTACGGCGTGTCTTCAAAAGAGCTCAGCCGCGGGCAGCGCGATCAGGTGGGGCTTAACAAGGGGATGGGTGATCTCGCCAGCGGAAACGAAGTGCTGGCCTATTACGAGCAGGTGATGAACCACACCTTCCTGCCCTCGGGCCGCGTGCGGTTCTTTCCGATGTGCCGCTGGCTCGGAGACGGACGGTTCGAACGCATCCTGACCGGTGAAGTGTTTGAAGTGAGCGTCCGGCGCAAGACCGTGGACGCGACGCATCTGAAAACCTCGGTTCCCTCCACGCACACGCCCAGCTTTGAGGTCTCGCCAGACGTCTGGTTCATGCCGCCCAATGACTTGCCCAGGATCGACCGCACGCCCAAAGGCTTTGTGGTCATCGGGGCGGGAAAGACCGCGATTGATTCCTGTCTCTGGCTGCTGGAGCAGGGCGTCGATCCCGATCTCATCCAGTGGATCATGCCGCGCGACGGCTGGCTGCTGGACCGGCGCAACACCCAGACCGATCCTGAATTCTTCTTTGACACCATCGGCGCCCAGGCGCGCCAGTTCGACGCCATCGCCAACTCCACCAGCATTGAAGACATGTTCGACCGGCTGGAAGCGGCGGGCTATTTCCTGCGGATCGACCCCGATGTCCGGCCCTCCATGTTTCACGGGGCGACCGTCTCGCGCATGGAGCTGGAGGCGTTGCAGTCGATCAGACGCGTCGTCCGCAAAGGCCGCGTGAAGACCATCACCGCCGAGACACTCGTGCTGGATGAGGGTGAGATCGCCATCACCGCCGATCATGTGTTGATCGATTGTTCAGCCCGCGCAGTCAGCAATGACGCCATCGCACCGGTGTTTCAGGGCGACAAGATCGTGCTGCAGATGGTGCGCTCCTATCAGCCCGTGTTCAGCGCCGCCTTCATCGCCCATATCGAGGCCGCCTATGAGGATGAAACCGAGCAGAACCGGCTGTGCGGCGTGGTGCCGCTCCCCAATCACGACACCGATTTCATCCGCTTCACCGCCGCTTTCATGATGAACCAGTATAACTGGAGCCAGATCCCCGAATTGCGCGCCTGGCTGAGAGCCAACCGGCTGGACGGGTTCAGCAAACTCATCAGCGATGTGCCCCCTGACGACGCCGAGAAGACCGCGCTTTTGCAGGGCATGCGAAAGAGCGCGCCCACAGCAGTCGGCAAGCTGTTTGAGTATCTCAACCAGCTTGATGAAAAGACGGCCACGCCCGCCTGA
- a CDS encoding YHS domain-containing (seleno)protein, whose translation MKALISTALIGIALVATTAPIALAEDENNVTSGYTLAGAPLGLHGSDPVALIETGIRLDGSAEFAHVHEGVAYYFNTRANLRTFRRNPEAYIPAYGGFCALGVSLGKKLDGDPRFSAVRDGQLYVFVNEEILRNFLNDEAGTLARAETNWTQIEHTAASEL comes from the coding sequence ATGAAAGCCCTGATTTCCACCGCTCTGATCGGCATCGCGCTGGTCGCGACCACCGCCCCGATCGCCCTGGCCGAAGACGAAAACAACGTCACATCCGGTTACACCCTGGCCGGCGCGCCGCTGGGCCTGCACGGCTCTGACCCGGTCGCGCTGATCGAGACCGGCATTCGCCTGGATGGCAGCGCCGAGTTCGCGCACGTCCATGAAGGCGTCGCCTATTACTTCAACACCCGCGCCAATCTGCGCACCTTCCGCCGCAACCCCGAAGCTTACATCCCGGCCTATGGCGGCTTCTGCGCTCTGGGCGTGTCTCTGGGCAAGAAACTGGACGGCGATCCGCGCTTCTCCGCCGTGCGCGACGGCCAGCTCTATGTCTTCGTGAACGAGGAAATCCTGCGCAACTTCCTCAATGACGAGGCTGGCACTCTGGCCCGCGCCGAAACCAACTGGACCCAGATCGAACACACCGCAGCGTCCGAGCTCTAA